The Anabrus simplex isolate iqAnaSimp1 chromosome 1, ASM4041472v1, whole genome shotgun sequence genome window below encodes:
- the LOC136857031 gene encoding ADP-ribose pyrophosphatase, mitochondrial: MSTVRLMKMIHRKCRSAFYPRTNDTIARIQISDNQVPWTVECPDYKPTCYTSPHILGQPWADPRIDDPNFQPKWNSIDGSINRKSHTGEYTIKERRPLNPVGRTGLAGRGILGRWGPNHAADPIVTRWKRNNISDPELHPESNKAILQFVAIQRRDTGEWAIPGGMVDPGEVVTATLKREFLEEALNSLEKQPEQLAESKELVNNFFSTGEVVYKGYVDDPRNTDNAWMETVAMNFHDESGTSVGALQLCAGDDAVNVRWMDISKDLPLYASHSDMILKVAEKHNAHW; the protein is encoded by the coding sequence ATGTCAACGGTAAGATTAATGAAAATGATACATCGCAAGTGTCGGAGTGCATTCTATCCTAGAACGAATGATACTATAGCACGCATTCAAATTTCTGACAATCAAGTACCGTGGACGGTGGAGTGTCCGGATTATAAGCCAACGTGTTACACATCGCCTCATATTTTAGGCCAACCTTGGGCTGATCCCAGGATTGACGACCCGAATTTCCAACCGAAGTGGAATTCCATTGATGGTTCTATTAACAGGAAGAGTCATACGGGGGAGTATACAATCAAAGAACGTAGACCACTTAATCCAGTTGGTCGAACGGGCTTAGCAGGCAGAGGTATTTTAGGAAGGTGGGGTCCAAACCACGCAGCTGATCCTATAGTAACGAGAtggaaaagaaataatatttctgaTCCTGAACTTCATCCAGAAAGCAATAAAGCGATTCTTCAATTCGTAGCCATACAGAGGAGAGACACAGGGGAATGGGCAATTCCTGGTGGAATGGTGGATCCTGGTGAAGTAGTGACAGCCACTCTGAAAAGAGAATTTTTGGAGGAAGCTTTGAATTCACTTGAAAAGCAACCTGAACAATTAGCTGAATCAAAGGAACTGGTTAACAACTTCTTCAGTACTGGTGAAGTAGTGTATAAAGGTTATGTAGATGATCCTCGCAATACTGATAATGCATGGATGGAAACTGTAGCAATGAATTTCCATGATGAAAGTGGTACATCTGTTGGTGCTCTGCAGTTGTGTGCTGGGGATGATGCAGTAAATGTACGCTGGATGGATATTTCTAAAGACTTGCCCCTCTATGCCAGCCATAGTGACATGATCCTAAAAGTAGCAGAAAAACACAATGCCCATTGGTAG